The DNA region cTGCATGCAACTTGATCTCTCTAAGCCTAACTGCATGCCGTTGTTAATCACGCTAGCTTTATTTCCTTAATAGCTGTGTTTTAAGTATGAATCGGGTCATAATAAGAGCACAATATTGCTTTAACACACATGGATCATGGTCACAGCCTAATAGGGATGTAGTAACTTGAGATATATAGCGCCCCAAATGGTACAACATTAATCAATAGAGTCAAAAATTACTACCATGATCCTGACAATAATTTAAACCATATCACTCGTAAGTCATGCAGGCGATGGTCAGGGACTCGGGGTAGGAACAAGGCTTTCCACCATCTCGCGTGAACAGGTAGTCCACTTTGTTCTTGTTCAATTGGTGATAACATCTGCAATTGTTTGAATGGATGCGAGTTCGTTCTTATTCAAACAATGCTGATAGCGGTTCTCTGTTAAACTGGCAAGGCCTTGTGCTCCTGTTCAACTGGAGGTGCCGGCTGCTCTAGTTCAACAGGGACACATGGTCTCCAAATAGTTTCCTTACCCACATCCATCAGCGCAATGCCCTTCACAGTTAAATCAGCCCTGATCTGGTCACTCTTTGAGAAATCCTTGTTTTTCCTTGCTAGGGCTCTTTCTTCAATCAGATGCAGCACATCATTTTCCTCCAACCCTGCTCTCTTTAGAGCCTTGTCTTTTAATTGCTGCAAAACCTATAAGATGGCAAGCAATTTCTATGTTACATACTCTAATAAATcatgcatctttaaatttattacAAAAAGGCCACGAATTAAATCACCTCCACGTAAGTGGAAGAGGATAGCAACCCCAGAATACTAAGAACTTCTTTGACTTCTTTCTCCACCTCAATAAGAGACTGAATCATCGATAATTGTTGTTGTTTCTGCTGCTTCttctgaaaaatattaaaaaaatcacatcacATTTAACAAAGGGAAAAGAACAAATAGAAATAAAGACAGAtaacaaagagagaaagagagcacGTCATAGTTGGAACTGGTTTCTAACATGTACCTTGAGCATGGTCAAAGAACTGTTTATGAACTTCAAGGCTTCTTGAAAAGCACCGGTCAATATCTGTGCAGTGTTCAAGTCATCTGACATTTTAGTCTTGAACTCACTGCGCAGCTTACCGATGCACTCTTGAGCAACAGGTGAGACACGGAccgtttttcctttttgttctgAGCCATCCTTGAGGCTTCCTTCTTGTGATGGGGATAAAGCATCTCTACAATCTTCCAAAGTCTAACAATCACAAGGTAAGGTATCAATTTTTCTGAAGGTAAATGGGACCTTGGGACCCTTTCAAGGGTGTTCTTACAGTTTATCTGCCTTTTGTGacaataaattcaaataataattaataaaatcaaatgaTATTGCAgcatatcaactcagaaaaacaAGGAATCAAAGTCTACTTATCAGGAAGAAAAACAAGGATAACACTGCCATAACAACAGTTTTCTATCAACTCTACAAGGGGTTGCATCCATTCAAAATCCGGTGCAGTAAAAAATCCAAGCTACAAACGACACATACATAttcacatgcatgcacatacaTGAAACCTTGAATGGATGAAAAATTCAAGATAACCCAACTCCCATAGGCGCATGCACATTGATTTGCTAAGGACTGAGATAGTAGAATTCcctataaaaactaaaaagtgaGGAATCCAAGACAAGCTTTAAACCTGATATATGTAATAAACAGCATCTGATGCACTTTCCAGCTGTAAGACTGTGTAATTGAGAGGAGACCTATAGTGCGCGCTTATCAAGAAATGTCTCAGAGCCAGCGGATGATACAATCGAGTAATCTACAAGAAGATACCATATTATTTTAAACGCAAATACTCGTACAAGACAAGTTCTTAGAAGCATTGACAAATGTGTAGCCCCACTTTACCTCACGAATTGTAAAAAAGTTACCCAATGACTTTGACATTTTCTCGTTGTTATTAGTGACATGCCCATTATGCATCCAGTAACTCACGCAGCTCTCTTGGCAAGCGGCACAGCTCTGTGCAATCTCATTTTCATGATGTGGGAAGATTAAATCAATTCCACCACCATGAATATCAAATTGGAAGGACAGGTATTGAGCACTCATTGCACTGCATTCTATGTGCCAACCTGGTCTTCCAGGACCCCATGGGCTGTCCCAACTTGGCTCACCAGGCTTTGCAGCCTGTAATTATTAGAGGATATCAGATACTGAATGATATTAAGAAGACTTAAACTTGTCATTTGCAAAGGTTTTTACACCTTCCACAACGCGAAGTCAGCTGGATTACGCTTTCTTGAGTCAACAGCAACTCGTTCACCAGCCCTGTTGTTTTCCAATTTCTGCCCAGATAACTGGCCATAATTTAGGGATTTGTCGACAGCAAAGAACACATCTCCCTCAACTGTGTACGCACAGTCATTGTTGATAATCTACAAAATATGCAAgccatatattaaaaaacaaataaagaattcCTCATCGTGAAGAAGCCACTATCCCAAGTAAACAGCAATTTCCCTTTTATCAACATCAAAGAACAAATCCCATCAAGGCCAAAATAAATTAGCTTAAATCCAGGAAGTCAGGATCCCTAGTGAGAAAGCCAGATGGAACTGGATGCCTTTGCCATGACCACATATAGGGCTCAAGAAGGAGAGGGGGAAAGAATGCATCAGAAATAAGTTCTGATGTGTATATTTCTGCTACAATGGGAATTCGAAGAAGTCTCATATTTAATCCTTAGTCAAATATTGTGACAAGCTGCTTTAGCAAGTCAAGCCCAACTCAATATTTGAGATAGGAAAGTAATATCAAcgataaaattagaaataaaaaataaaaataaaaaaaaaattagaaaaccaCATACACCATAACATGACGAAGATTGTAAATTACTACTCAATTTAGGAACTCCGGTTTCATGCCCATTTTGTATCATCATATACGAGTTTCATGATGTTTTAGGAAACTCATGATTAGAAATTAGGAACTCCGCATGCCCATTGTGTATCATCATATGCAAGGTTCATGATGTTTAAAGAAATTCATGAAGAATACCAGTTTCatgatttttaaagaaattagatCTTCGCATATTACATCTGAAAAGCAAATTACCCTAATATTACCATATAAATACACTGCACTACACATTTTTTCTAAGTAGATATACTTACTGCACATTAACGTGGACACAGTTCATTTTGACAAACACTGAGTGCATGCcaacagaaaatatatatatatatatatataactaaaattataaacaaaaggCACACCACTCTGTTATGTACTTTCAATAGAAAATCTCCATTTTGCAGTAATTTCCTTCCTTTGTGCATATGCATGTCTGTTAGAGAGATCAGAATTTCTCAACATCATCAGATAATGTGAGCACTATATAGTAGGAATCCAACCTGCGTTATCATATCCTTTATCTGTTCCATATGATCAGAAACGCGTGGCTCATGGGTAGGAGGGAGGCACAGAAGATCGGCCATGTCGACAACATACTCTTGGCAAAAACGGTCACTCAAACTTAGCGGATCCTCCCCAAGCTCATTCGCTCTACGAATTATCTgcataaaaaatgtaaaaatgttAGCAGTGCCTAGATAAGCATTAAGAACCCAAGGAATGAAGAGTTAACTGAGGTATCACAGGTTTCAACATAAAAATCTTCTTTATTCGTTTTATGGTTCATTCCAACATAAATCTTCAAGTGAGCTTTTAAGCAAATTGGGGCAATGAAAATAATACAAGGCCTTCATATCAGACAAATATTCAGTCAACAAGGGCATTCTGGAACTAAACTCCAGTACTAAACTTgcaatttggaagaatgatTAAAGTGAACTGTAGGTTTACACGAGAAACAGAGTGCATCCTGGAAGAATCATTAAGAAAGATTCTTAAATTGATATATGTCTTCATAGCTGGAGAACAAAGCATAGTTGCAGAGTTTTTCTATTTAGGTGAAGATTTCCCATTAGACTAAAACCCAACCAGATTGTAGAATCCTATAAACCCAACTCTCAGCCAGACACATTTTCAGCAGCTTCCATGACTGGTTTTTATTTAACCATAGCTATTTGAAGTCCACTTAATCCATCTTGCACATGTTGTGGGAAGCTTTTCGATTAGATTGTTTTTAAAGGTCGTCTCAGTTTACCTTCGACATAGGAATCTTACTTGTTGCCAAAACCAAAAAGCATATGGATCTTATCCTGTAACTCCCCAATGAAAAGCCCAAACCACGTGGACTATACTTCAAAAGAACTCATCAATGATACAATTTGAGTCTCATTAgaaccattataaagagcaagaacttctcattcccaaacatAGTAGGATCTCATACACCTTTTACCCTTACACATCATATGAgatatcacaatctcccccttgtaacgccccaatggaaggcccaaaccacatggcctctacaccaaaaagactagtcaattaTACAATTTGAGCCCTActaaaacattataaagagtaagaacttctcattctcaagcaatgtgagatcccacacatcacctacccttatccttatcatatggggtatcacaatctccctcCATTAAATTCCCGACGTCCTCGTCAAGCCCGTCCTTCGTAGGTGGCAAGGCTTAATtccacatttctggttgggataagctcttataccatttgtaacgcccaaatggaaggcccaaacccaTAGCatatactccaaaagaacttgtcaataatacaattggaccctattgaaacattataaagagcaagaacttctcatttccaagTAATATAAGATCTCATATACTACTTatcattatccttatcatatagggTATCACCCCCCTccttaaattcccgacgtcCTCGTCGGGCCAATCCATCATAGGTGGCCTAGCTCAAGTCCtacatttctggttgggataggctctTATACCATTTGAAACGTtctaatggaaggcccaaaccacatagcCTATATTCTAAAAGaactagttaatgatacaattagagctctattggaaccattataaagagcaaaaactctcattcccaaacaatatggaatctcatacaccacctacccttacaCATTATATAGGGTATGAcatatcttttcatttttacttttgtatttttttaaggtAATCATAAGAACTTCTGGATTCAAATTTCAGTCCAAAAAGTgactattaaaaatttgattttgatataatgTGGAATCCTAGGCCCAGTTTGGATTGCACGGTACAGATTCATCTCAACTGTACCATACAATAGTTTTCCCTATCCAAACACACTTtatttcatctctaaattttaaaaacattcacTTAAATAAACAGTAGTGAATAGTGCACCATTCGGCTCTCTATAAAATAGTGGGACCCatacctttttcaaatcctaaaaattaaaaactatctcatatcatctcactatccaaatacacatttttttttactaactatttcatttcatcttaactaaaaaatttcattaccatttaaaatatctcatctcatctcatctgaactgtgtaTCCAAACAAGGCCCTAATCTCTATGATTTAGTTCTTTTAAtcagttaatttttttatcgaTCTCTAT from Carya illinoinensis cultivar Pawnee chromosome 6, C.illinoinensisPawnee_v1, whole genome shotgun sequence includes:
- the LOC122313776 gene encoding cysteine--tRNA ligase 2, cytoplasmic-like yields the protein MAKEEEFRVYNSLTQQKEIFKPHEPGRVGMYVCGVTAYDLSHLGHARAAVNFDVLFRYLQHLGYQVTYVRNFTDVDDKIIRRANELGEDPLSLSDRFCQEYVVDMADLLCLPPTHEPRVSDHMEQIKDMITQIINNDCAYTVEGDVFFAVDKSLNYGQLSGQKLENNRAGERVAVDSRKRNPADFALWKAAKPGEPSWDSPWGPGRPGWHIECSAMSAQYLSFQFDIHGGGIDLIFPHHENEIAQSCAACQESCVSYWMHNGHVTNNNEKMSKSLGNFFTIREITRLYHPLALRHFLISAHYRSPLNYTVLQLESASDAVYYIYQTLEDCRDALSPSQEGSLKDGSEQKGKTVRVSPVAQECIGKLRSEFKTKMSDDLNTAQILTGAFQEALKFINSSLTMLKKKQQKQQQLSMIQSLIEVEKEVKEVLSILGLLSSSTYVEVLQQLKDKALKRAGLEENDVLHLIEERALARKNKDFSKSDQIRADLTVKGIALMDVGKETIWRPCVPVELEQPAPPVEQEHKALPV